In Lewinellaceae bacterium, a single window of DNA contains:
- a CDS encoding PAS domain-containing protein: MKPNKGKPTVSLKEKTADPDTGQFPIVGIGASAGGLEALEQFLGHVPPNSGMAYVVIQHLDPTQKGMLPELLQRTSNLAVFQVKDRMAVKPNCVYVIPPNKSMSILKGALYLFEPAETRGLRLPIDFFLRSLADDQKELAVGIILSGMGADGSLGIQAIKEKNGIVMVQEPETARFDSMPRNAVDAVLADVVAPASELPEKLISILKHISVVKSPPAPEVKDKSALEKIILLLRTYTGNDFSLYKKNTMYRRIERRMEVHQIDKIASYVHFLQENQKEGEILFKELLIGVTNFFRDALIWDKLKKEVIPNRIAKLQADTTTMRAWIPGCSTGEEAYSLAIVFKEALEKTNPNRGFSLQIFATDLDMDAIETARKGLFPASIASDVSPERLNRFFMPTDDGYRVSTEIREMIVFAQHNIIMHPPFTKIDILSCRNLLIYLDTELQKKLLGLFYFCINPEGIMVLGSSETPGTQSALFTPVDAKLKIYKRSDTITAPELIDFPASFSRARPDTVEKRISAKSNQNIQTFADQLLLQHFSPIGVLVNEHGDIIYTSGRTGKYLEPSVGKANLNIFAMLREGLRNEFPAAFRKAVKTKKTVVLHHIKVVTNGDRETINVTIQWIDKPAPLNGKVMIVFTDVPDNDNIKLLNNAGKKSLNNIENSKLERELQRLREEMQSTLEEMQTSEEELKTTNEELQSTNEELQSTNEELTTSKEEMQSMNEELQTLNAELQSKIDDFSRVDNDMKNLLNSTDIATLFLDKELNIRRYTDRATKIFKLIKSDIGRPFTDQVSDLIYPELAADALEVLRTLVFMQKQIPTKDGRWFAIRIMPYRTFDDRIDGLVITFINLSDLKQVELKLDETEQMNRLLLNSSSDVIIKLSTDWKILEFNPEAEKFFGKKRNDIAGHNFIQAYIPKPAQKKAEKEMKKLLNETQDGKLKLQVMAAGGNLPVVEWSVHVLLNNLKIPVGMILSLKKQ, translated from the coding sequence ATGAAACCAAATAAAGGGAAACCGACGGTATCTTTAAAAGAAAAAACGGCTGATCCGGATACCGGCCAGTTTCCAATAGTTGGTATTGGCGCATCGGCCGGCGGGCTTGAAGCACTGGAGCAATTTCTGGGCCATGTGCCTCCAAATAGCGGGATGGCGTATGTTGTTATCCAACATCTTGATCCGACCCAAAAAGGCATGTTGCCGGAATTGCTTCAGCGAACATCCAATTTAGCGGTTTTTCAGGTAAAAGACCGTATGGCCGTAAAGCCCAACTGCGTATATGTCATTCCCCCCAACAAGAGCATGTCGATATTAAAAGGAGCGCTTTACCTTTTTGAACCAGCAGAAACAAGAGGGCTGCGCCTTCCGATTGATTTTTTCCTGCGCTCGCTTGCCGACGACCAAAAAGAGCTTGCCGTCGGTATTATCCTTTCGGGCATGGGCGCCGACGGCAGTTTGGGAATCCAGGCCATCAAAGAAAAAAACGGGATCGTGATGGTGCAGGAACCAGAAACAGCAAGGTTTGACAGCATGCCCCGAAATGCCGTCGATGCTGTGCTGGCCGATGTGGTAGCCCCCGCCAGCGAGTTGCCCGAAAAACTCATTTCGATCCTTAAACACATCTCTGTCGTCAAATCACCGCCGGCGCCGGAGGTTAAAGACAAAAGCGCGCTCGAAAAAATCATTCTCCTGCTGAGGACCTATACCGGCAACGACTTTTCGCTCTATAAAAAAAATACGATGTACCGCCGCATCGAAAGGCGAATGGAAGTTCATCAAATTGATAAAATAGCTTCTTACGTCCACTTTTTACAGGAAAATCAAAAAGAAGGAGAGATCCTTTTTAAAGAGTTGCTGATCGGCGTCACTAATTTTTTTCGCGATGCTTTAATATGGGATAAGTTGAAAAAGGAGGTTATTCCCAATAGGATCGCCAAGCTGCAAGCCGATACAACAACTATGCGGGCATGGATACCGGGGTGTTCCACCGGGGAAGAAGCCTATTCATTAGCCATCGTGTTCAAAGAAGCGCTTGAAAAAACCAATCCGAACAGAGGCTTTTCGTTGCAGATATTTGCAACCGACCTCGATATGGATGCTATTGAGACCGCCCGAAAAGGCCTGTTTCCTGCAAGTATTGCCTCTGATGTATCGCCGGAGCGCCTCAACCGCTTTTTCATGCCAACCGATGATGGCTATCGCGTCAGTACTGAAATAAGAGAAATGATTGTGTTTGCACAACACAACATCATCATGCATCCGCCTTTCACCAAGATCGATATCCTTTCGTGCCGCAACCTGCTTATTTACCTGGATACCGAATTGCAAAAGAAATTGCTGGGGCTGTTTTACTTTTGCATTAATCCGGAAGGGATTATGGTGCTGGGAAGTTCCGAAACGCCGGGAACACAGAGCGCTCTTTTTACACCGGTGGATGCCAAATTGAAAATTTACAAACGCTCCGATACCATCACAGCGCCTGAATTAATTGATTTCCCTGCTTCATTTTCCCGGGCCAGGCCCGATACTGTTGAAAAACGAATTTCTGCCAAATCAAACCAGAACATCCAAACGTTTGCCGATCAGTTGCTGTTGCAACATTTTTCCCCCATCGGTGTTTTGGTGAATGAACATGGCGACATCATTTACACCAGCGGGCGTACGGGAAAATACCTGGAACCTTCCGTTGGAAAAGCCAACCTGAATATTTTTGCCATGCTGCGCGAAGGCTTGCGCAACGAATTTCCCGCTGCCTTCCGGAAAGCTGTCAAAACAAAGAAAACGGTTGTTTTACACCATATCAAAGTGGTTACTAATGGTGATAGGGAAACCATAAATGTTACTATTCAATGGATTGACAAACCAGCGCCCTTAAACGGTAAGGTAATGATCGTTTTTACTGATGTGCCGGATAATGACAACATCAAACTACTTAATAACGCAGGAAAGAAGTCATTAAACAATATAGAGAATTCGAAGTTGGAAAGAGAGCTGCAACGCTTGCGGGAAGAAATGCAGAGCACCCTCGAAGAAATGCAGACTTCCGAGGAAGAATTGAAAACGACTAACGAGGAATTGCAATCAACCAACGAAGAACTGCAATCAACCAATGAAGAACTTACAACTTCAAAAGAAGAGATGCAAAGCATGAATGAAGAACTTCAAACGTTGAACGCTGAATTGCAGTCGAAGATAGATGATTTTTCGCGGGTAGACAACGATATGAAAAACCTGCTCAACAGCACCGATATTGCTACTTTATTTCTCGACAAAGAACTGAATATCCGCCGTTATACCGACCGGGCAACCAAAATTTTCAAACTCATTAAAAGCGATATTGGAAGGCCTTTTACGGATCAGGTTTCCGATCTTATATACCCCGAATTGGCTGCCGACGCCCTCGAAGTTTTAAGGACGCTTGTGTTTATGCAAAAACAAATCCCTACTAAAGACGGGCGATGGTTTGCCATTCGCATTATGCCCTACCGGACCTTCGATGACAGGATAGACGGCCTCGTTATCACTTTTATCAACCTCTCCGACCTCAAGCAGGTGGAATTGAAATTAGACGAAACAGAGCAGATGAATCGCCTGCTCTTAAATTCATCTTCTGATGTAATTATAAAATTATCAACCGACTGGAAAATACTGGAGTTTAACCCTGAAGCTGAAAAGTTTTTCGGCAAAAAGCGAAACGACATTGCAGGCCATAATTTTATTCAGGCGTACATTCCTAAACCGGCTCAGAAAAAGGCCGAAAAAGAGATGAAAAAGCTGCTGAATGAAACGCAGGATGGAAAATTAAAATTGCAGGTAATGGCCGCCGGAGGCAATTTGCCGGTTGTTGAATGGTCAGTACATGTATTGCTGAACAACCTGAAAATACCGGTAGGGATGATTTTGTCACTAAAAAAACAATAA
- a CDS encoding glycosyltransferase family 4 protein, with translation MKALVLYDYPPSPGGLATQGDLLYRGLLEMGVDAHAVHFESAQEKEWYYRWFEPDVVVGVGYWGHTPQLVLHPQRYGVQPVPWLVADGYIANYQEVLNALPLILVTSNWVKDMYVRDGINGDKIEVLPVGCDTDAFIPRPRDDPKISAVREALGISPEQLMILTVGGDAASKGAQEVMQALAIIDTKAPDWKYVCKVWPQPRTKIQNQIDLEMAAQLGIEKNITYATNTISRNFMPYLIGACDIYAAPSRLEGFGMPQVEAGACEKPVIGLKAMGMLDTLIHGETALLAKVAQKIVVNEVILGDESGFEDQHKVIFKTPRTVDYRASVHDIARHLMALMTDAALREKLGKAGRERVVEHFDYRVVAKRFVEIMNDKLGIK, from the coding sequence ATGAAAGCATTGGTATTATATGATTATCCTCCCTCACCCGGAGGCTTGGCAACCCAGGGAGACCTTCTTTACAGAGGCCTGCTTGAAATGGGCGTCGACGCCCATGCTGTCCACTTCGAATCTGCACAGGAGAAGGAGTGGTATTATCGCTGGTTTGAGCCCGATGTTGTGGTTGGGGTAGGGTATTGGGGGCACACGCCGCAATTGGTGCTTCACCCGCAGCGGTATGGCGTGCAGCCGGTACCCTGGTTGGTTGCCGATGGTTATATCGCCAACTATCAGGAAGTGCTGAATGCCCTTCCATTGATCCTTGTAACCTCGAATTGGGTAAAGGATATGTACGTCCGCGACGGGATAAACGGCGATAAAATTGAGGTGCTGCCGGTAGGCTGCGATACCGATGCTTTTATCCCTCGCCCTAGAGACGATCCGAAAATTTCGGCCGTTCGGGAAGCGCTGGGTATTTCACCCGAACAGTTAATGATCCTCACCGTTGGCGGCGACGCTGCATCAAAAGGCGCGCAGGAAGTAATGCAGGCGCTGGCTATCATTGACACAAAAGCGCCCGATTGGAAATATGTATGCAAAGTATGGCCCCAGCCGCGAACCAAAATCCAAAACCAGATCGACCTGGAAATGGCGGCGCAACTGGGCATTGAAAAAAATATCACCTATGCAACCAATACCATCTCCCGAAATTTCATGCCTTACCTGATTGGGGCCTGTGATATCTACGCAGCCCCTTCCCGCCTTGAAGGCTTTGGAATGCCACAAGTGGAAGCGGGCGCTTGCGAAAAACCGGTTATTGGCCTTAAGGCGATGGGCATGCTGGATACCCTTATCCATGGCGAAACGGCATTGCTGGCCAAGGTGGCGCAGAAAATTGTCGTGAACGAAGTAATACTTGGGGATGAATCCGGTTTTGAAGATCAGCATAAAGTGATCTTTAAAACGCCACGGACAGTGGATTATCGTGCAAGTGTCCATGATATTGCCAGGCATTTGATGGCTTTGATGACTGATGCAGCACTGCGGGAAAAGTTGGGCAAGGCTGGCAGAGAGCGGGTAGTGGAACATTTCGACTACCGCGTGGTTGCCAAACGGTTTGTGGAGATCATGAACGATAAATTGGGTATAAAATAA